The Felis catus isolate Fca126 chromosome B2, F.catus_Fca126_mat1.0, whole genome shotgun sequence region atcatgacctgagccgaagtcagccgcttaacccactgagccatccaggcacccctacacccATTTATTTAGTTAGAAACACTAGCTAGAAGAGATACTGGTGTATTccatttgtaatattttctctACAGCAAACAATTGCCTTACACTTGGAGCATGTTGAAAAAACTATTGCCTCAGgggtctttttctttcctgtgagtCTCAATCACTGAGATCTCGAGGTACTCTGAGAGAATCCTGGTGTCCTAGATGGTCTGATGAATGCATTAAAATCAAACACTGTGTTTTTGTACTCTTGAAAATACTCTTAAATCCCTCAAAATGTTGCTTGAGTTGTTGAGCTCATATTTCTCCTCCTGGCACTATGACATGTGAAGAGCACTTGTTATGAAAGCTTCGCACCAATTTTGTGTTGTTCCTTCTTCATCAGCCACTGTgcctccttttccattttcttcctttattttctctgtctgcCATCTTGTGCTGCCTCAGAACTTCTTCCGCTTGCCAGGCTgcatcttcttctccttcccatgCGTTGGTATTTTCCTGCCAGGTATCCAAGTTGCCTAATTCAGGAGACTGACGAATAAAAGGCACATATTGTGTAGCTGTTAATCTACTAGAGAAACCTGTGCTACCATCTGGGAAGCCAAAATGTAATGGTTCTCTCTTCTTAATAATGATTCTACGTTTTCCTTATAGTTGGTGTCATGTCCTGAAAATAGGTTCCAGTTCCACAGTATTTTGTTGTGTCATCACATCCCCATTCCCTCCTTCAATCTACACTTGTGGGTGTATCTTCATCCCAGGACGTCCACTCCTCAGCATCTGTCTGTTTAGGAACCGACAAATAATCAACTGCAGTTGGCAAAGTTATTTGGTCTCCACTTAACTTCCGTCTACTGCCAGATCCGCATGTTAATCTCTTTAGGAATGAAAATAGTGTTGTCGGGCAAGTGCAAACTTTAAGTAACTGAAACTGTGATAGCCATGGTGGGAATCAAAACCTGtccctccgcctccccctccccaggagaggctcccagctgccctggTGCCACGCTTGCACACAAGGCCACATCTAATGTTTCTACACTAGTTTTGAtcaagatttcaaaatattttagtgaaTCTGAAATCGTTAGGCCACATTATGTTGGTGAGAAGAATAATGAGCTTCCGAGGACCAGTAAGAATTTGATCAAAAGACAGTTTTGTAAACATATTACATATCTTATCTTTGTGTTCATATTCATAAGACGTGAATGTCAAAGAGGAAACACCTTGAAGattcttgtatttaaaaaagtttttaaaaagctttgatTCATCTTTTTAGTTTCAACCTACTATGATTCACAAGATCAATGCTGTGGAATATATTTTGAGAATCCATTTATCTTTATTAACTAATGACAGTttaatgctaaaaaagaaaaaaccaaaaagcttgtTTTAATGACCCAATACCATGTAAGTGAGAATGCCTAGTAGATCCTGGGTGTACTAACAGATTACTAAAAGTAAACAggaaaaatggtaagaaaaagtaaacatttaaagttaAACAAGAAGttttaatttatcaaatttttgtTGTCAGTGTacttaaataaaagacaaaatgaaacaaagtaaaaaagcgGATATCAAACCAAAAGTTGCTATTTTTTACAGGATGATTTGTGACTTCAGACAGTGAAGATAACATGCCAAGAATTCCATCTGAACTACAAAGTTGTATCACAATCTCTAAAAGCACACTAGTGAATAAGTGATTATATTAACTAGGGAATGTTCACAAATCTGATGTGGTGTCAAAGTACTAAAGATTTTAGTCATACCTTCAGTGGTGACAGTCTTTGTTATGCCATTTTTGTAGacgcaaataaaaatataacaggtAAGGATGGCATTGAAAAAGATGTAACTCAGCTTGAAGATATGCTGGTACTTTTATAACAAattctgatttattatttttagagttcAAGGGAAACTTCCTTTTAAAAGCAGTTTCTTGGCTTAACAAAAGCTCTAATTCTCTCAATGGTTTAATaacactgaaaaaggaaaaggcaattgATTTTGTGATTAAGTGTATTTTGAGATGTACCACTTGTTGATCTCCAATTATGGTTAACATTTTGTCGCTACCCCtccctatctttctctctctgtttcacagAAAAAATTATGACATCAGCATCCAAAGGAATTCTCCgcccatttttaattgtctgCATTATCCTGGGTTGTTTCATGGCATGTCTGCTCATTTACATCAAGCCCACCAACAGCTGGATCTTCAGTCCAATGGAGTCAGCCAGCTCAgtgctgaaaatgaaaaacttcttcTCCACCAAAACtgattattttaatgaaactaCTATCCTGATTTGGGTGTGGCCATTTGGGCAGACCTTTGACCTTACATCTTGCCAAACAATGTTCAACATCCAAGGATGCCATCTTACCACAGACCGTTCCCTATACAACAAATCTCACGCGGTTCTGATCCATCACCGAGACATCAGTTGGGATCTGACTAACTTACCTCAGCAGGCTAGGCCACCCTTCCAGAAATGGATTTGGATGAATTTGGAATCACCAACCCACACGCCCCAAAAGAGTGGCATTGAGCACCTGTTCAACTTGACTCTGACTTACCGCCGTGACTCAGATATCCAAGTGCCTTATGGCTTCTTGACGGTGAGCACAAACCCCTTCGTGTTTGAAGTGCCAAGCAAAGAGAAGTTAGTGTGCTGGGTTGTGAGTAACTGGAATCCTGAGCATGCGAGGGTCAAGTATTACAATGAGCTGAGCAAAAGCATTGAAATCCATACATACGGGCAAGCATTTGGAGAGTATGTGAATGATAAAAATTTGATTCCTACCATATCTACTTGCAAATTTTATCTGTCTTTTGAAAACTCAATCCACAAAGATTACATCACAGAAAAGCTCTACAATGCTTTTCTAGCCGGTTCTGTCCCTGTTGTTCTGGGGCCGTCTAGGGAAAATTATGAGAATTATATTCCagcagattcattcattcatgtggaaGATTATAACTCTCCCAGTGAGCTCGCAAAATATCTGAAAGAAGTTGACAAAAACAATAAGTTATACCTTAGTTACTTTAACTGGAGGAAGGATTTCACAGTAAACCTTCCACGATTTTGGGAATCACATGCATGCTTGGCTTGTGATCATGTGAAAAGGCATCAAGAATATAAATCTGTGGGTAATTTAGAGAAATGGTTTTGGAATTAAAGTTTTCCATCATTTGCACACTTGGAGAAATTATTTTGATGAGCTATCATCCAAGTTTTGAGGATAAGAAGAGAGACAACATTCTGCTTTTGtgtcacaatttatttttatcactctCTCTTGGGTAACATGTATATTTTGATGGAGATTTTTGAGAGCTCAGCATTAGCAATCACTCCCTTTGGTTTTAAATTATCCTGTATATACCTAATTATGTGCACTGAAAGTTAATTTATTCTTTGCTaccatttgtaaacatttttttccacattttggtAGTTGTTTGTAATGTGAGTTTGTGATATGATTGTTGTTTCTACATTGGTCAGCTGTTTAATCTATTTGGGAAATGAAGATGCacacttaaaatatgaaatattttcactaaATATCATAATTTCTAGTTCCAACTTTGCATAATGTAACAAAGGAAAAGCATTGGTAATTGAGTTCTAACCTCTTTGACTTTGAAGTGAACAAAGTGTATAACTGCCTCTATTTGATCTATTTTTTACCTGTTTACCACATTTTTTGTGAAGGAAAAATTATTCATATAATGAATAAGAAAGAGACTGAAGCAGAACTGTTTTATTCAGGAAACTAGTagacttctcatttattttcattaagctGTCTTGCAAATGCAGCTACCTGTTCTCATGATCTTAAGTTAAATTATTCAAGTATTTTTACATATCCAATTTGGGGGGACTTTTAGAACCTGGGAAATAATCCTGACAACACTTAAGAATATCTAAGACAGTTCTCTTCCCAGTCCTAACACTCATTATTATAATAAAGCAATTTCCccaaataacaaaggaaaaggatgtgtatagataaaaatcatatttatacaTGGTACATTTATGTACAATTTTGAATAACATATCAATTTACCATATTTGTTCCCTAGCCccaatatttaaaagtttctattTGCCATACAGACAGTCACATAGACAAAACATTTCAGAGGTTTGTCctatcatttaaaataacttaaataaaattatcattaagTTGTAAATGTAAGATGTTAAACACAGTAAAAGGGGGGATCTATAGAAAACACAATGCTAATACGGAGTAAGATCTCaatgcatatttattgaatgaatcaatgattGTCATTGAAAGTCATgggaaatttttgtttgtttccatggaGTAACAGTTCTAGCCTAGAAATATTAACTGGAGACgatgttttatatttcattttagtaaTTATTCATATACAGCATACATGACCATGGCTATGAGGGCTTTACAgaccaaaataaatttttcattactctaagatttttttgaaaaattcatcCCTGAATCTCCAGTTGCTATACAGCATTTTTCCTCTGTAAGGTTAAGGACTGGATATAAGCAGAAATTATTAGTAGGTGAGAAAAGATGGGATGTTAAAGAAAGCATTTCCCAAAAGACTCTTTAATGACTTTATTCCATTCAGGCCAAAAACCCAACAAAAGAATTGGGATGTTCTGATGACATCCATTTGGATCTAATTCTAATTGTCCTGCGACATGTCAACATTAGCAGTTGAACACAAATTCACAATCTGCTACATCAAATGAAAGTCAGATAGAGGCAAACTTCAGTTCAGTAAGTACTCCAGACTCCCTTGTGTACGAATGGGCTCTCTGGAACACTAGAAGGATTGGAACAGAGGAAGATCCCTGCATTAGATGGAGAAATGTTTGATCCTCAAATTCATTTCTTACCCATGTTGAACAGGTCTTTTGTGTCAGGCAACACCCTAACCAGAGATAAAGATGAGCAAGGTACTATCACTGCCCTATAGGAGCTTACAATTCAGTGGAGAGGTACACAGAAGCTTTCTTTGAGCCTATGTTTATGCACATACTACTCTCAATGGAGTTGATTTGAGTCACTGCTGATTTAATGAAAATGAGGTAGCAAATTTCCCCAGTTGCTTAGGGATTTGACATATTTCTGAGCTGCAAACTTTGTTTACTCATTTGATCCAGTTTTGCTTCCCTCCATATTATCTCTTCTAACCACACTGCATCAAGAAATAGTATGTTTGTGTGGATGCCCTCTTACATAAGAACAGATCTCCACCCACATTTATTTCATCATGTTAAAACAGTCTAATTCATATATTTACACTTACTTTGTTATCTTTTGGGCCTGTAAAAAGCATAGGGATCTAAACAGGATGCCTGGCTAACAAGTTTAGCAAGCATCTGCTTCTTCAAAAGCAGAAATGCATTCATTGTCATGACAACCCATCTTTGTTATGGTGGGTGCTCATGATTTCAAAGAACTGATAAACCTGAACACATCGCCTCTCTTGTCAACTATGAACTTGGTCTCTTTTGTAGACTGTCTATGATCACCTGTTGATAATGTGACCCAAGCCAAGGTAATAACACCAAGTGACTAACTGGCACATCTGTCTATTGAAAACCTGCTACCAACTCCCAGAAgtttaacttttctgaatttgAAGTGCCAAAATGAACGAGTCAACTTACCCCATCCGTTATGGGCCCATTTATCCATAGGTTTTAGGGCTAGATGGCATTATAGCAATGTTTGCACGCCAATTCCTTTATTCTACTTATGAGTAAATCAGATCCAGAgataatatttatgaaagaaacatgttcacacacatatcacacacacacacgcacacacacacacacacacacacacacacgcagctaCTGCCATGGCCAAGATTGGAATGTAAAGGTGCTGTATCTTTTAATTCTATattcttttcttcaaattctcaCCTAACAAAAGAAGTATGTTGCAACTCCTAAAAATGTGAATGCCTTATTGGTATAATTAGGGCCTGTGGAATGGTACACTCTATGTGGAAGCACTTTGACTTTTGAAAAAGTACACAGTAAATAAGATATCAAACTTGTTAGCATTCTTTCTGTCTTAAATATTTTAGGAGTTGTGCTTGGACAGAAGGAAATGGGCTTTCACCACATGTTAAGTGAAATGCAACCCTCATGATGGTATATGGTTCTCagacactttttaaataaatcctgTGGATTGTAACTCTTTTAAAGGATATCTCATGGTGAAAGATATTGATTCAACAAAATTAACTTGCCATTGGTTATAGAAACAAATAATTATGCCAGAGGATAAATTGTGgatataaaaagagaataaaccatttaaaaagttttattccaAAATATCAAAAATCTGTTACTTTCAATGGTctgaatatttaaatgttaattattgtAAGACTTACTGGtaagaatatataaatagtaATCATTATAGGTATTTGCAGTAAGAATGTATAATGAATTCTTCATACCCAGCAGTATTATACTCTGAAAAAAGACATGACAGTCATATTCTATGACAGCCATAAATTTTACAATATGAAacagcaacaggaaaaaaaagttatcctAGTGGGAAACCAATATCAGCTAAAATTTGTGCATGTACTACATAAGTCCTGATAATCCTAGAATGTGCATAAATGTTTTCTGTTGTGAGGGCTTAGAAAGCTTAGAGCACTTGAGGTGTGAAGTGACagaatatttaagaattatttgCTGCGGCTTTACATTTTTGCCTCCAATTGGAGGTTAAATATGGAAAGAATAGGAAACTATACTATTAATATCTTTTTGCATGCCTATTTTCAAACTAGATTCCATGAGTCTTAAGGTAATCACCTAGAAAATGTCTTTGCATGAAGTAATATTACCAAAACAAGATTTGGGTCCTTTCATTATGACTTTGTGCTTAACCATATCTTTGAGTTCCCTTGAACTCTGATCTCATTTAGAGGAACTTCTTAATGAATTAATTCCAAGCAAACTGTTA contains the following coding sequences:
- the FUT9 gene encoding 4-galactosyl-N-acetylglucosaminide 3-alpha-L-fucosyltransferase 9 isoform X2, coding for MVCSPYEKIMTSASKGILRPFLIVCIILGCFMACLLIYIKPTNSWIFSPMESASSVLKMKNFFSTKTDYFNETTILIWVWPFGQTFDLTSCQTMFNIQGCHLTTDRSLYNKSHAVLIHHRDISWDLTNLPQQARPPFQKWIWMNLESPTHTPQKSGIEHLFNLTLTYRRDSDIQVPYGFLTVSTNPFVFEVPSKEKLVCWVVSNWNPEHARVKYYNELSKSIEIHTYGQAFGEYVNDKNLIPTISTCKFYLSFENSIHKDYITEKLYNAFLAGSVPVVLGPSRENYENYIPADSFIHVEDYNSPSELAKYLKEVDKNNKLYLSYFNWRKDFTVNLPRFWESHACLACDHVKRHQEYKSVGNLEKWFWN
- the FUT9 gene encoding 4-galactosyl-N-acetylglucosaminide 3-alpha-L-fucosyltransferase 9 isoform X1 translates to MKSYGPVNLSLAFEVIDHHLPHFNEKIMTSASKGILRPFLIVCIILGCFMACLLIYIKPTNSWIFSPMESASSVLKMKNFFSTKTDYFNETTILIWVWPFGQTFDLTSCQTMFNIQGCHLTTDRSLYNKSHAVLIHHRDISWDLTNLPQQARPPFQKWIWMNLESPTHTPQKSGIEHLFNLTLTYRRDSDIQVPYGFLTVSTNPFVFEVPSKEKLVCWVVSNWNPEHARVKYYNELSKSIEIHTYGQAFGEYVNDKNLIPTISTCKFYLSFENSIHKDYITEKLYNAFLAGSVPVVLGPSRENYENYIPADSFIHVEDYNSPSELAKYLKEVDKNNKLYLSYFNWRKDFTVNLPRFWESHACLACDHVKRHQEYKSVGNLEKWFWN
- the FUT9 gene encoding 4-galactosyl-N-acetylglucosaminide 3-alpha-L-fucosyltransferase 9 isoform X3, with translation MTSASKGILRPFLIVCIILGCFMACLLIYIKPTNSWIFSPMESASSVLKMKNFFSTKTDYFNETTILIWVWPFGQTFDLTSCQTMFNIQGCHLTTDRSLYNKSHAVLIHHRDISWDLTNLPQQARPPFQKWIWMNLESPTHTPQKSGIEHLFNLTLTYRRDSDIQVPYGFLTVSTNPFVFEVPSKEKLVCWVVSNWNPEHARVKYYNELSKSIEIHTYGQAFGEYVNDKNLIPTISTCKFYLSFENSIHKDYITEKLYNAFLAGSVPVVLGPSRENYENYIPADSFIHVEDYNSPSELAKYLKEVDKNNKLYLSYFNWRKDFTVNLPRFWESHACLACDHVKRHQEYKSVGNLEKWFWN